The following are encoded in a window of Mustela nigripes isolate SB6536 chromosome 1, MUSNIG.SB6536, whole genome shotgun sequence genomic DNA:
- the TKFC gene encoding triokinase/FMN cyclase: MTSKKLVNTVAGCADDALAGLVACNPSLQLLHGHRVALRSDLDSLKGRVALLSGGGSGHEPAHAGFIGKGMLTGVIAGAVFTSPAVGSILAAIRAVAQAGTVGTLLIVKNYTGDRLNFGLAREQAQAEGIPVEMVVIGDDSAFTVLKKAGRRGLCGTVLIHKVAGALAEAGVGLEEITKRVSAVAQAMGTLGVSLSSCSVPGSRPTFELAADEVELGLGIHGEAGVRRIKMASADEIVTLMLDHMTASSNVSHVPVRAGSSVVLMVNNLGGLSFLELGIIADAAVRALEGRGVKIARALVGTFMSALEMPGISLTLLLVDEPLLKLIDAETTASAWPNVAKVPVTGRKRSRAAPAEPLEASVSTTAGGLTSKRVVLVLERVCATLLGLEDHLNALDRAAGDGDCGTTHSRAARAIQGWLKEGPPPASPTQLLSKLSLLLLEKMGGSSGALYGLFLTAAAQPLKAKTDLPAWSAAMDAGLEAMQKYGKAAPGDRTMLDSLWAAGQELQAWKSPGASLFQVLTKAVQSAEAAAEATKNMEAGAGRASYISSARLDQPDPGAVAAAAVLSAILEALQSPGV; encoded by the exons ATG ACGTCCAAGAAGCTGGTGAACACGGTGGCAGGCTGTGCCGACGATGCCCTGGCTGGTCTGGTGGCCTGCAACCCCAGCCTGCAGCTCCTGCACGGCCACCGCGTGGCCCTCCGTTCCGACCTGGACAGCCTCAAGGGCCGGGTGGCGCTGCTGTCGGGTGGGGGGTCTGGCCATGAGCCTGCCCATGCCG GTTTCATAGGGAAGGGGATGCTGACGGGGGTCATCGCAGGAGCCGTGTTCACCTCCCCGGCAGTGGGCAGCATCCTGGCAGCTATCAGAGCAGTGGCCCAGGCGGGCACAG TGGGGACCCTCCTCATCGTGAAGAACTACACTGGGGATCGGCTCAACTTTGGCCTGGCCCGGGAGCAGGCCCAGGCTGAGGGCATCCCCGTGGAGATGGTGGTCATTGGGGACGACAGCGCTTTCACCGTCCTGAAGAAGGCGGGCAGGCGGGGACTCTGCGGCACAGTGCTCATTCACAAG GTGGCAGGTGCCCTGGCTGAGGCGGGTGTGGGGCTGGAGGAAATCACAAAGCGTGTGAGCGCGGTCGCCCAGGCCATGG GGACCCTGGGAGTGAGCTTGTCCTCTTGCAGCGTCCCTGGCTCCAGACCCACCTTTGAGCTCGCAGCAGATGAGGTGGAGCTGGGCCTGG GGATCCACGGGGAAGCTGGTGTGCGTCGGATAAAG ATGGCGAGCGCCGACGAGATTGTGACACTCATGCTGGACCACATGACGGCCTCCTCCAACGTGTCCCATGTGCCTGTGCGGGCCG GCTCCTCAGTGGTGCTGATGGTCAACAACCTCGGTGGCTTGTCGTTCCTGGAACTAGGCATCATAGCGGACGCTGCTGTCCGTGCCCTAG AGGGCCGCGGGGTGAAGATCGCCCGTGCCCTGGTGGGCACCTTTATGTCTGCCCTGGAGATGCCCGGCATCTCTCTCACCCTTCTGCTGGTGGATGAGCCTCTCCTGAAACTGATCG ATGCTGAAACCACCGCGTCAGCCTGGCCTAACGTGGCCAAGGTCCCCGTGACTGGGCGGAAGCGGAGCCGGGCAGCCCCTGCTGAACCTCTGGAGGCCTCTGTTTCCACCACAGCAGGAG GTTTGACCTCGAAGCGGGTGGTGCTGGTGCTGGAACGGGTGTGCGCCACCCTCCTGGGCCTGGAGGACCACCTGAACGCCCTGGACCGCGCTGCCGGCGACGGGGACTGCGGCACCACCCACAGCCGCGCTGCCAGAG ccATCCAAGGGTGGCTGAAGGAGGGTCCACCCCCTGCCAGCCCTACCCAGCTACTCTCCAAAttgtccctcctgctcctggaGAAGATGGGAGGCTCATCTGGGGCG CTTTATGGCCTGTTCCTGACTGCGGCGGCTCAGCCACTCAAGGCCAAGACAGACCTGCCAGCCTGGTCTGCTGCCATGGATGCCGGCCTGGAGGCCATGCAGAA GTACGGGAAGGCTGCTCCAGGGGACAGGACAATG CTGGATTCCCTGTGGGCGGCAGGACAGGAGCTCCAAGCCTGGAAGAGCCCAGGAGCCAGTCTGTTCCAAGTTTTGACCAAAGCGGTCCAG AGTGCAGAAGCTGCAGCCGAGGCCACCAAGAACATGGAAGCTGGGGCGGGAAGAGCCAGTTACATCAGCTCTGCGCGGCTGGATCAGCCGGACCCTGGGGCAGTGGCAGCCGCAGCTGTCCTCAGCGCCATCCTGGAGGCCTTGCAGAGCCCAGGTGTGTGA